Proteins encoded by one window of Bradyrhizobium sp. B097:
- a CDS encoding FAD/NAD(P)-binding protein, whose translation MMGLRRRHVIIIGGGASGVLLAYQLLHQPARDLRITLIEQRPDIGRGIAYHTGNPDHLLNVRVANMSALPDQPDHFWGWLSSRELDVPLCPDPYCFVPRRIYGDYIASLLEQHTSDPADVERLSIVRGTCVDINEGQAGVTVTLDDGQSLAGDAAVLATGHDMRASRAGYADPWAPPSTAPVDADAAVLLLGTGLTMIDYVLSLLRDGHRGPIIAMSRRGLLAKPHRRVNAQRIDEADVPFGASISKLLHWLRSRIARNAAEGGDWRGVIDGLRPYTQRLWHELPQASKHRFLEHARAWWDVYRHRMAPEVEARVSQAIYAGQLSLLAAKVISVAPTDDGARIHYRRRGDTRILNMQVGAVVDCTGIVKDPRATPNPAIRGLFERGLARVDPLCIGIETDRNCAIIGRDGEVSQRLFAVGPLTRAAFWEIIAIPDIRNQCAALAARLTEPTGSRRAELARVRP comes from the coding sequence ATGATGGGCCTCCGTAGGCGGCACGTGATCATCATCGGTGGTGGCGCCAGCGGCGTGCTGCTAGCTTATCAGCTGTTACATCAACCTGCCCGCGATCTCCGCATCACGCTGATCGAGCAGCGCCCGGATATCGGCCGTGGCATCGCCTATCACACCGGCAATCCCGATCACCTGCTCAATGTGCGCGTCGCGAATATGAGCGCGCTGCCGGACCAGCCTGATCATTTCTGGGGCTGGCTTAGCTCGCGCGAGCTCGATGTTCCCCTCTGTCCGGATCCCTATTGTTTCGTGCCGCGACGCATCTATGGCGACTACATCGCGAGCTTGCTCGAACAGCACACGTCCGATCCGGCAGACGTGGAGCGTCTTTCCATCGTTCGTGGGACTTGTGTCGATATCAACGAAGGCCAAGCAGGGGTGACGGTCACGCTCGACGATGGTCAATCGCTGGCCGGCGATGCCGCCGTTCTTGCGACCGGACATGACATGCGCGCCAGCCGCGCGGGTTATGCGGATCCGTGGGCGCCGCCGTCGACCGCGCCGGTTGATGCCGATGCGGCAGTCCTGCTCCTTGGCACGGGACTGACGATGATCGACTACGTGCTGTCGCTGTTGCGCGACGGCCATCGAGGGCCGATCATCGCGATGTCGCGGCGCGGCCTGCTGGCAAAGCCACATCGGCGTGTCAATGCCCAGCGCATTGACGAAGCCGATGTGCCGTTTGGCGCCAGCATCAGCAAGCTGCTTCACTGGCTCCGCAGCCGTATCGCGCGGAATGCGGCCGAGGGGGGTGACTGGCGTGGCGTGATCGACGGCCTGCGGCCCTACACCCAGCGGCTGTGGCACGAGCTTCCGCAGGCGTCCAAACACCGCTTCCTCGAACACGCTCGCGCCTGGTGGGATGTGTATCGGCACCGGATGGCGCCGGAAGTCGAGGCCCGCGTGTCTCAAGCAATCTATGCGGGGCAGCTCAGCCTGTTAGCGGCCAAGGTCATCAGCGTCGCGCCGACCGACGACGGAGCCCGCATCCACTATCGCCGGCGCGGTGATACCAGGATCCTCAACATGCAAGTGGGCGCCGTCGTCGATTGCACCGGCATCGTCAAGGATCCGCGCGCCACGCCAAACCCGGCAATACGCGGCCTGTTCGAACGCGGCCTGGCGCGCGTCGACCCGCTCTGCATCGGTATTGAGACAGATCGCAACTGTGCCATCATCGGCCGCGATGGCGAAGTCTCGCAACGGCTCTTTGCTGTGGGCCCGCTGACGCGGGCAGCGTTCTGGGAGATCATCGCGATTCCCGATATCCGCAACCAGTGTGCCGCTCTCGCCGCCAGGCTCACCGAGCCGACCGGCTCTCGTCGAGCAGAGCTGGCGCGGGTCCGACCTTAG
- a CDS encoding Lrp/AsnC family transcriptional regulator, translated as MTDIQTPSAAPSRRLDAIDRKILRVLQEDASLSVAEIGERVGLSSTPCWKRVQRLETEGIITGKVAIVDQNKIGLGLSVFVSVESDDHSDAWLRQFATVVSAMPEVLEFYRMAGDVDYVLRVVVADMQSYDLFYKKLIGAIALKNVTSRFAMEKIKSVTALPVPPLELPKPHALPARSPAETRV; from the coding sequence ATGACCGACATCCAAACGCCTTCGGCAGCGCCGTCCCGTCGCCTCGATGCCATCGATCGCAAGATCTTGAGGGTGCTCCAGGAGGACGCATCATTGTCGGTCGCCGAGATCGGCGAACGTGTCGGGCTGTCGTCAACGCCTTGCTGGAAACGCGTTCAACGCCTGGAGACCGAGGGCATCATCACCGGCAAGGTGGCGATCGTCGACCAGAACAAGATTGGCTTGGGTCTGTCGGTATTCGTTTCGGTCGAGAGCGACGATCACTCGGACGCGTGGCTGAGACAATTCGCGACTGTCGTCAGCGCGATGCCTGAAGTCCTCGAATTCTATCGCATGGCAGGTGATGTCGACTACGTGCTGCGCGTCGTCGTCGCCGATATGCAAAGCTACGATCTGTTCTACAAGAAGTTGATCGGCGCGATCGCGCTGAAGAACGTGACCTCACGGTTCGCAATGGAGAAGATCAAGTCCGTTACGGCCCTGCCCGTACCACCACTTGAGCTTCCGAAGCCGCACGCCCTCCCAGCTCGATCTCCCGCTGAAACGAGAGTTTAG
- a CDS encoding site-specific integrase: MQALKPGETIWDADHREAVRGFGVRRQRDQATYVLKYRVFGRQRFVTIGPHGAPWTPELARREAKRLLGLVADGKDPADEKAKARLQAADTLLVITNQYLRNAKQRLKPRTYSEIERYLLVSWKPLHPVSVFQITRRHISARVADIASGHGKVSAARARTALSSMFNWAIREGLDIPANPVLGTNRPAQPGSRERVLTETELSAIWRACGDDDYGRIVRLLLLTAQRRDEVGSMRWAELDTVSGLWTLPGARTKNQREHLLPLVPAALALLPPRRNGRNFLFGDGPRRSDDPHRGFSGWSKSKAALDLRIAEALGEPLPHWTIHDLRRSASTVMADRLSVLPHIVEAILNHVSGHRAGVAGVYNRARYACEMREALERWADHVATLPGQKPKADRLRGPTGPNLPTQARVATNRQEPTG; the protein is encoded by the coding sequence GTGCAAGCACTCAAGCCGGGCGAGACTATTTGGGACGCAGACCACCGCGAAGCGGTGCGGGGCTTTGGCGTTCGGCGTCAACGCGACCAGGCGACCTATGTCCTCAAGTACCGCGTGTTCGGCCGGCAGCGCTTCGTCACCATCGGTCCTCATGGCGCCCCATGGACCCCCGAACTCGCACGCAGGGAGGCTAAGCGGCTTTTGGGCCTGGTTGCCGATGGCAAAGACCCGGCGGACGAGAAAGCCAAGGCACGCCTGCAGGCGGCTGACACGCTCCTGGTGATCACCAATCAATATCTGCGGAACGCCAAACAAAGGCTGAAGCCCCGGACATATTCCGAAATCGAACGCTACTTGTTGGTCAGTTGGAAACCCCTGCATCCGGTTTCGGTCTTCCAGATCACCCGCCGCCATATCTCGGCTCGTGTCGCTGACATCGCATCAGGTCATGGAAAGGTCTCAGCGGCCCGCGCCCGTACCGCCCTGTCCTCGATGTTCAACTGGGCAATTCGGGAAGGCCTCGACATTCCCGCCAACCCGGTTCTCGGCACCAACCGACCGGCGCAGCCGGGAAGCCGCGAACGGGTCCTGACCGAGACGGAGCTGTCAGCCATCTGGCGGGCCTGTGGCGATGACGATTACGGACGCATTGTGCGTCTGTTGCTCCTCACAGCCCAACGCCGTGATGAGGTGGGCAGCATGCGATGGGCCGAACTCGATACCGTTTCGGGGCTCTGGACGCTGCCAGGCGCCCGGACCAAGAATCAACGCGAGCACTTGCTACCATTGGTTCCCGCCGCCTTGGCCCTGCTCCCGCCCCGCCGAAATGGCCGAAACTTCCTCTTTGGTGATGGGCCCCGACGCAGTGATGACCCGCATCGTGGGTTCTCGGGCTGGTCAAAATCGAAAGCGGCGCTTGATTTACGGATCGCGGAAGCCTTGGGCGAACCCCTGCCCCATTGGACAATTCACGATCTTCGGAGATCAGCATCCACGGTGATGGCCGACCGGCTTAGCGTGTTGCCACACATCGTGGAGGCGATCCTAAACCACGTCAGCGGACATCGGGCTGGCGTTGCCGGCGTGTACAACCGTGCTCGGTATGCATGCGAGATGCGCGAGGCGCTCGAACGCTGGGCAGACCACGTTGCGACCCTGCCAGGCCAGAAGCCCAAGGCCGACCGACTTCGCGGACCAACCGGACCGAACTTGCCAACGCAAGCAAGGGTCGCGACCAACCGGCAAGAGCCTACAGGGTGA
- a CDS encoding ABC transporter permease, translated as MTTTRTAVQVPWARWLVRGFSIVACIVLWQLASVLHLSLGFVTFRNVPPPTEVLQSAIILLKSPKLLAHVGSSLWRVFAGYGAAVLLGIGFGFAIGRSRAASDLLLPPLELLRPIPAVAWIPLSILIFPSSEVSMIFITFIGALFPIILNTVHGVANIDRRLVASARSLGGTPAAILREIVLPGAAPSIVTGLAIGMGTSWFCLVTAEMISGQFGIGYYTWEAYTLQNYADIIVGMLIIGLLGMGSSWLLTTLGHYLMPWRQPAVAR; from the coding sequence ATGACGACCACTCGCACCGCTGTCCAGGTGCCGTGGGCGCGCTGGCTCGTTCGGGGTTTCTCGATAGTCGCTTGCATCGTGCTGTGGCAACTCGCCTCAGTTCTGCACCTGAGCCTGGGTTTCGTCACATTCCGCAATGTGCCGCCGCCGACCGAAGTTCTGCAATCCGCAATCATACTGCTCAAGTCGCCCAAGTTACTGGCTCATGTCGGCAGCAGCCTGTGGAGGGTATTTGCGGGGTACGGCGCAGCGGTCTTGTTGGGAATTGGCTTTGGCTTTGCGATCGGCCGCTCGCGCGCCGCGAGCGACCTGTTGCTGCCACCGCTCGAGCTGTTGCGGCCGATCCCGGCGGTGGCCTGGATACCTCTCTCGATCCTGATCTTTCCATCGTCGGAAGTTTCGATGATCTTCATCACTTTCATCGGCGCTTTGTTTCCTATCATTCTCAACACCGTGCATGGTGTTGCGAATATCGACCGCCGGCTGGTTGCCTCCGCGCGCAGTCTCGGCGGCACGCCTGCCGCCATTCTGCGTGAGATCGTACTGCCGGGGGCCGCGCCGAGCATCGTTACCGGGCTCGCCATCGGCATGGGCACATCGTGGTTCTGCCTCGTGACCGCGGAGATGATTTCCGGCCAGTTCGGCATTGGCTACTACACGTGGGAGGCTTACACGCTGCAGAATTATGCCGATATCATCGTCGGCATGCTCATCATCGGCCTGCTTGGCATGGGCAGTAGCTGGCTCTTGACGACATTGGGGCATTATCTGATGCCATGGCGGCAGCCAGCGGTCGCACGATGA
- a CDS encoding ABC transporter substrate-binding protein — MRSLSFLKTAATAALALIGLAAIAQAETIRVAVGTQDTTINCATGGLLIRELKLLEKFLPHDGKYKDVTYDIQWKNFTSGAPLTNEMVAGKLDFGAMADFPGSLNGVAFQKAGRRSLFISVLSGSTKGSGNGIVVPSNSPVQSIKDLKGKTISVPFASTSHGMLLRAIEAEGWNPETDVNIITQAPEVAGPALQANKIEAHADFVPFAELFPWRGFARKIFDGSQANAPTFHGALVDADYAEKYPEIVVAYLRAALEADRLIANEPEKYSDLIAKVTGIEAEVVYLFHGPLGLQTRDVTWKPEYRQAVATSIKTLKLLKRADSDLDINQFVTDKYIRAAVAEAGGDYEARLKSYDQLGLKVLDATTGAKITDFGRVAQIWIKDEPLVQHFSSPEGALTALAALEKQGKAIRVIYAQDRETGIKLFASQAWFVRSPKGELSAFLLKDGAERWSTAHGGVVLDYAGARESLVASR, encoded by the coding sequence ATGCGTTCGCTTTCCTTTTTGAAGACAGCAGCCACCGCCGCGCTTGCCCTAATTGGCCTTGCCGCGATAGCGCAGGCCGAGACCATCCGGGTCGCGGTCGGGACGCAGGACACCACCATCAACTGCGCGACAGGCGGCCTATTGATTCGTGAGCTCAAGCTGCTGGAGAAATTCCTGCCGCATGACGGCAAGTACAAGGATGTCACCTACGACATCCAATGGAAGAACTTCACCAGCGGCGCCCCGCTGACGAACGAAATGGTGGCCGGCAAGCTGGACTTTGGCGCGATGGCGGATTTTCCGGGTTCGCTCAACGGAGTGGCGTTCCAGAAGGCGGGCCGCCGGAGCCTCTTCATCAGTGTTCTGTCCGGCAGCACGAAGGGCAGCGGCAACGGCATCGTAGTGCCCTCGAACTCTCCGGTTCAGTCGATCAAGGATCTCAAGGGCAAGACGATTTCCGTACCCTTCGCGTCGACCTCGCACGGCATGTTGCTGCGCGCGATCGAAGCCGAGGGCTGGAACCCGGAGACGGATGTCAACATCATCACCCAGGCGCCTGAAGTCGCGGGTCCTGCGCTTCAGGCCAACAAGATCGAGGCGCACGCCGATTTCGTTCCGTTTGCCGAGTTGTTTCCCTGGCGTGGGTTTGCCCGGAAGATCTTTGATGGTTCGCAAGCCAATGCGCCGACGTTTCACGGGGCGTTGGTCGATGCCGATTACGCGGAAAAGTATCCGGAGATCGTCGTTGCCTACCTGCGCGCCGCGCTCGAGGCGGATCGCCTGATCGCGAACGAGCCGGAAAAATACAGCGATCTGATTGCCAAGGTGACCGGTATCGAGGCGGAGGTCGTCTATCTGTTCCATGGACCGCTCGGCCTGCAAACGCGCGACGTGACCTGGAAGCCCGAGTATCGTCAGGCAGTGGCCACCTCGATCAAGACACTGAAGCTGTTGAAGCGCGCCGATAGCGACCTCGACATTAATCAGTTCGTGACCGACAAATACATCCGGGCGGCCGTTGCGGAAGCCGGCGGTGACTACGAAGCGCGGCTGAAGAGCTACGACCAGCTTGGGCTGAAGGTCCTGGATGCGACGACTGGCGCCAAGATCACGGATTTCGGCCGTGTCGCTCAGATTTGGATCAAGGACGAGCCGCTCGTTCAGCACTTCAGTTCACCGGAAGGCGCTTTGACGGCTCTTGCGGCCCTGGAAAAGCAAGGCAAGGCGATTCGCGTCATCTATGCCCAGGATCGCGAAACCGGAATCAAGCTGTTCGCAAGTCAGGCGTGGTTTGTGCGGTCGCCAAAGGGAGAGCTCAGTGCGTTCCTGCTCAAGGATGGGGCCGAAAGGTGGTCGACGGCGCATGGTGGCGTGGTGTTGGACTATGCCGGCGCACGGGAATCGCTTGTAGCGAGCCGTTGA
- a CDS encoding quinone oxidoreductase: MTYAFRFNQPGGPEVLKWEEIKLGKPGPGEARIRHTAVGLNFVDIYNRAGVYNVPLPSGLGSEGAGIVEEVGPGVTNLKSGDRVAYGSSPLGAYAEERLIPADRLLKLPDGIDDKTAAAMMLKGLTVQYLIRQTYRVKSGDTILLHAAAGGVGLILGQWAKHLGATVIGTVSTDEKATLAKQHGTTHAIVYSREDFVARVKELTAGQLVPVVYDSVGKDTFLKSLDCLAPLGFAVLFGQSSGAIDPLNLGLLAQKGSLYVTRPTLNTYGAKRENLVAMANELFEVVRSGAVKIEINQTYPLKDAAKAHADLAARKTTGSTVLLV, translated from the coding sequence ATGACTTATGCCTTTCGCTTCAATCAGCCCGGTGGCCCCGAAGTTCTGAAATGGGAGGAGATCAAGCTCGGCAAGCCCGGCCCTGGCGAGGCGCGGATCCGTCACACCGCCGTTGGCCTCAACTTCGTCGATATTTATAATCGCGCTGGTGTCTACAATGTGCCGCTTCCCAGTGGTCTTGGGAGCGAGGGAGCCGGGATCGTCGAGGAGGTCGGCCCGGGAGTCACGAATTTGAAGTCAGGTGATCGCGTCGCCTATGGCAGTTCACCGCTGGGTGCCTATGCCGAAGAGCGCCTGATACCCGCGGATCGCTTGCTCAAGCTCCCGGACGGCATCGACGACAAGACTGCGGCGGCCATGATGCTCAAGGGCCTCACCGTGCAGTATCTCATCCGGCAGACATACCGCGTCAAGAGCGGCGACACTATTCTACTGCATGCGGCGGCCGGCGGAGTTGGTCTGATCCTGGGCCAATGGGCGAAGCATCTTGGTGCGACCGTGATCGGCACCGTCAGCACCGACGAGAAAGCTACGCTCGCCAAGCAACACGGGACCACACACGCTATTGTCTATTCCCGCGAAGATTTCGTCGCGCGCGTCAAGGAACTCACCGCGGGCCAGCTGGTGCCGGTGGTTTACGACTCGGTGGGCAAGGATACGTTCCTGAAATCGCTGGATTGCCTCGCGCCGCTCGGCTTTGCGGTGCTGTTCGGGCAATCCTCGGGAGCCATTGACCCACTCAATCTCGGTCTCCTGGCGCAGAAGGGCTCGCTCTATGTGACCCGACCGACACTCAATACCTATGGGGCAAAGCGCGAGAATTTGGTCGCCATGGCGAACGAATTGTTTGAGGTCGTAAGGTCGGGCGCAGTCAAGATCGAGATCAATCAGACCTATCCGCTCAAGGACGCAGCCAAGGCTCATGCCGATCTCGCCGCGCGCAAAACGACGGGATCGACGGTGCTTCTCGTTTAG
- a CDS encoding ABC transporter ATP-binding protein, whose protein sequence is MNIRISDVSTRSVGRIGIERISISLGGGADAFEAVRDLDFAIAPGELVCVLGPSGCGKSTLLGALAGHLPVTRGRLTVDDQAVLGPSPDRGIVFQQHTLFPWKRVRDNVGFGPKMRGVGRSERYQAADEILRLVGLEGFERFYPSQLSGGMQQRVEIARVLINRPRVLLMDEPFGALDAQTRSMMQEVLLDIWTRIPTTTIFVTHDIEEALFLADRVIVMSARPGRVIEDIRLPFGRPRRAELVTEPDFVRLKRRILDLLRQPDSPEPLARLSPLGIR, encoded by the coding sequence ATGAATATTCGGATATCTGATGTTTCGACGAGATCCGTCGGACGTATCGGCATCGAGCGCATATCGATCTCGCTTGGGGGTGGCGCTGACGCCTTTGAGGCTGTCCGTGATCTCGATTTCGCAATCGCGCCGGGTGAACTGGTTTGCGTGCTCGGCCCATCCGGTTGCGGCAAATCCACCTTGCTCGGTGCTTTGGCAGGCCACCTGCCGGTAACACGAGGGCGCTTGACCGTGGATGACCAGGCGGTTCTTGGCCCGAGTCCGGATCGGGGAATCGTATTTCAGCAACATACGCTGTTTCCGTGGAAGCGTGTTCGCGACAATGTCGGCTTCGGCCCGAAGATGCGCGGCGTGGGCAGGAGCGAGCGATATCAGGCCGCTGACGAGATTCTGCGGTTGGTCGGCCTTGAGGGCTTCGAGCGCTTCTATCCTTCGCAACTCTCAGGCGGGATGCAGCAGCGTGTCGAGATCGCGCGTGTTCTGATCAACCGGCCACGTGTGCTGTTGATGGACGAACCGTTCGGCGCACTGGATGCGCAGACTCGCAGCATGATGCAGGAGGTTCTGCTCGACATCTGGACGAGAATCCCGACAACGACCATCTTCGTGACGCATGATATCGAGGAAGCGCTGTTTCTTGCGGACCGCGTCATTGTCATGAGCGCCAGACCGGGGCGGGTCATCGAGGACATCCGCCTCCCGTTCGGCCGGCCGCGCCGGGCTGAGCTTGTCACCGAGCCGGATTTTGTGCGTCTGAAGCGCCGGATTCTCGATCTCCTCAGACAGCCGGATAGCCCGGAGCCGCTTGCGCGTTTGAGTCCGCTCGGGATCAGGTAG